One Bradysia coprophila strain Holo2 unplaced genomic scaffold, BU_Bcop_v1 contig_441, whole genome shotgun sequence genomic window carries:
- the LOC119082475 gene encoding uncharacterized protein LOC119082475 — MRSIVELIGITDKIIPTFPGEKYTEADLHKFLKGCEIALEIGRPEEQGNILECIKRKLTGEAYLEVKYEKCVTYGQIKKLLISKYKKPYSFKDCQKDLWNCKQAQNESLECFLLKVQTLYRLGCEAVESEYQNQLEIEFYDKMLEKEAVYAMKMGLLRTDITEHMVLHCRPAPDNIKDTMKLALEYEKDFAEIIPNGVNEKERAEAAPNTVNWKNMGHTQDYLEELSRLRHDLKSMLAEIYSLRNGNKLNVVKEGSCESETTRETMKIAKECYICNEKGHVARTCPRRLLCRRCGGEKHNFRGCKRKITDDQKL, encoded by the coding sequence ATGAGAAGTATTGTTGAGTTGATTGGAATAACTGACAAAATCATACCAACGTTCCCTGGTGAAAAATATACAGAGGCGGACTTACACAAGTTTTTAAAAGGATGTGAAATTGCGTTGGAGATAGGAAGACCCGAAGAGCAAGGAAACATCCTGGAATGTATTAAAAGGAAACTGACTGGAGAAGCTTATCTAGAAGTGAAGTATGAGAAGTGTGTGACGTATGGACAAATAAAAAAGCTGCTGATttcgaaatataaaaaaccATACTCATTCAAAGACTGTCAAAAAGATCTATGGAATTGCAAACAGGCACAGAATGAGAGCTTGGAATGCTTTTTACTGAAAGTGCAAACTCTTTATAGATTGGGTTGTGAAGCAGTCGAATCAGAATACCAAAATCAgcttgaaattgaattctacGACAAAATGTTGGAGAAAGAAGCCGTTTATGCAATGAAAATGGGTTTGTTGAGGACAGATATTACCGAGCACATGGTTTTACACTGTAGACCAGCACCTGACAACATCAAAGATACGATGAAACTTGCCCTGGAATATGAAAAAGATTTTGCGGAAATAATACCAAATGGGGTCAACGAAAAAGAACGGGCAGAAGCGGCGCCAAATACAGTCAACTGGAAGAACATGGGTCACACACAGGACTACTTGGAAGAATTATCGCGTTTGCGTCACGATTTGAAGTCAATGCTAGCTGAAATATACTCGTTGCGCAATGGGAACAAATTGAATGTTGTTAAGGAAGGATCGTGCGAAAGCGAGACTACACGTGAAACTATGAAAATCGCGAAAGAATGCTATATTTGCAACGAAAAGGGGCATGTTGCTAGAACATGTCCGAGGAGACTTCTATGTCGTCGCTGTGGGGGAGAGAAACACAACTTCAGAGGGTGCAAACGTAAAATAACTGACGATCAAAAATTGTGA